One genomic region from Robbsia betulipollinis encodes:
- a CDS encoding TIGR04255 family protein, whose protein sequence is MMKFENAPLIELIVELRWGAPSVTFPQAILGQPSSHANVTTHADDLVIAFGQHIAEAGYVMSEKLFPPGMPIVAFQTSHRFRKPISEAAGTSLFGIGAGVFSVNITPPYKSWSEFRPIVEIGINALLKSRIGDSAQQPFVTVSLRYVNAFGSDLMGEKSASDFLQMLGFGVTLPSVLDEMIDSSKPFKPMLLLNLPLTHQRNMNVNVGHAFVNGQESVLMDNVVASSMPVAPELSTVMTELDNARALIHKFFVESTRPISHLLQPSEE, encoded by the coding sequence ATGATGAAATTTGAGAATGCGCCACTTATTGAGTTGATTGTAGAGCTTCGATGGGGGGCGCCATCAGTCACTTTTCCGCAAGCCATTCTCGGCCAGCCGTCCTCGCACGCTAACGTGACGACCCATGCTGATGATCTTGTGATCGCTTTTGGCCAGCATATTGCAGAAGCTGGCTATGTCATGTCCGAGAAGCTATTTCCGCCGGGCATGCCGATTGTTGCATTTCAAACGTCGCATAGATTTCGCAAGCCAATCAGTGAAGCTGCTGGAACCTCCCTATTTGGAATTGGTGCTGGGGTTTTTTCAGTTAATATCACCCCGCCTTACAAGTCGTGGAGCGAGTTCAGGCCAATAGTAGAGATTGGAATTAATGCTCTACTAAAAAGCCGCATAGGAGATTCTGCTCAGCAGCCATTCGTTACGGTTTCGCTGCGCTACGTCAACGCTTTTGGAAGCGATTTGATGGGGGAAAAGTCAGCATCTGATTTTTTGCAAATGCTAGGTTTCGGAGTGACGTTGCCAAGTGTATTGGACGAGATGATCGACAGCAGCAAGCCATTCAAGCCAATGCTGCTGCTTAACTTGCCTTTGACTCATCAGCGAAACATGAATGTTAATGTTGGTCACGCTTTTGTGAACGGGCAAGAATCAGTCTTGATGGATAACGTTGTAGCTTCAAGTATGCCAGTAGCTCCTGAATTATCTACTGTAATGACAGAACTGGATAATGCACGAGCACTCATACATAAATTTTTCGTTGAATCGACAAGGCCGATTTCCCATTTACTACAGCCTTCTGAGGAATAA